A single window of Scomber scombrus chromosome 12, fScoSco1.1, whole genome shotgun sequence DNA harbors:
- the sparcl2 gene encoding SPARC, giving the protein MRDQRGRVRRRQRQAEENLRPYIGRVQPEKLCKLLKCHSPVGSWCQVVQENGVLIPKCVCPQSCPRQRAPVCSVLGKTYGNECFLHKEACRKRRRTGLAHIGPCLVPKANCTEEELGQFPYRLLDWFLLLSRVGESYAPAALPQSCLSHTQRTQLAQKRFALLDNNKDGKLSRRDLKKLHYKRMPLEHCATQFFQSCDRNRNRKVTLQEWTDCLVDRSEAWFYHFMSMRMGSHKLCPTIKENYL; this is encoded by the exons atgagggATCAGAGAGGTAGAGTACGGCGCAGACAGAGACAAGCTGAGGAGAACCTGAGACCATATATTGGCAGAGTACAGCCAG aaAAGCTTTGTAAGCTCCTGAAATGTCACAGTCCAGTGGGATCCTGGTGCCAAGTGGTTCAGGAAAATGGAGTCCTCATCCCAAAGTGTGTTTGTCCTCAGTCTTGTCCAAG GCAGAGGGCACCAGTGTGCAGTGTTCTGGGAAAGACCTATGGGAATGAATGTTTTCTGCATAAAGAAGCCTGCAGAAAGAGACGCCGCACTGGACTGGCTCACATAGGGCCCTGTCtgg TCCCAAAGGCTAATTGCACTGAGGAGGAGTTAGGCCAGTTTCCATACCGTCTCCTAGACTGGTTTCTGCTCCTGAGTCGAGTGGGAGAGTCCTACGCACCTGCTGCCCTGCCCCAGAGCTGCCTCAGCCACACTCAGAGGACACAACTCGCACAG AAAAGGTTTGCCCTACTGGACAATAACAAAGATGGGAAGTTGAGCCGCAGAGACCTGAAGAAGCTGCATTACAAGAGGATGCCTCTGGAGCACTGTGCTACACAATTCTTTCA GTCATGTGACCGCAACAGGAACAGGAAAGTGACCCTGCAAGAGTGGACGGACTGTCTGGTGGATCGTTCTGAGGCCTGGTTCTACCATTTCATGT CAATGCGAATGGGATCCCACAAGCTGTGTCCTACGATCAAAGAGAACTACCTGTGA